One Deltaproteobacteria bacterium genomic region harbors:
- the dnaE gene encoding DNA polymerase III subunit alpha produces the protein MNSFVHLHVHTAYSLLDGAIRIDDLLARAKEFGMEAVAITDHGNMFGALTFYEKASQADIKPIIGCEVYVAPLGRYRREQSDPRYHLILLAKNYQGYQNLIRLVTIANLEGFYYKPRVDFEVLQQYSQGLIALSACIQGQVPSLIVSGQDEMALKAAQDLARIFEGRFYLELQKRASPEQETANQGLCRIASELNLPLVATNDCHYLRQEDAAAHDILLCIQTGKTVEDVDRLRFDSSEYFFKSAEEMTSLFSDQPEALANTVRIAEECSLEIPRGGYHFPVFPLSEGEDLESRLQEQARSGLERRLDHLRSNQGLDEAEEEKYRQRLEKELDVIIRMKFPGYFLIVADFISYARQNNIPVGPGRGSAAGSLVAYSLGITDIDPLPYGLLFERFLNVERVSMPDIDIDFCKNGREKVIQYVSDKYGGRENVAQIITFGQMQARAVIRDVGRALGVPYGEVDRIAKLVPNRLNITLAEALKDSQLQEIIRQDKRVSQLIEIAQSLEGLPRHASTHAAGLVISDRPLVEYLPLYCVTPNQAENQDKVVVTQYDMHGVEKIGLVKFDFLGLKTLTLIDYTLHLLQARGITENISNLDLEDQLTYDLLCTGDSTGVFQLESTGMRDLLVRLRPNCFEDVIALVALYRPGPLEGGMADPFIDGKHGRIKVEYELPELEPVLKSTYGVILYQEQVMEIASRLANYSLGEADLLRRAMGKKKPKEMEWQRGRFMEGIQANGIDAQKGTKIFDLMAKFAGYGFNKSHSAAYALIAFQTAYLKAHYPLEFMAALLNNEVNNTDKLVRLIGECRAKDLVVLPPDINQSDVNFTVSEGKIRFGLAAIKGLGQAAIESIIEARADGPFRDLFDTCQRVDLRKVNRKVLEALIKCGAFDLTGAKRSQMAASLDEALEQGARFQKDRESGQTNLFEGLEPAGDEIPARWPNIAEWRETLRLNYEKEALGFYISGHPLARLENELAALTNTDTQRVQEMGDGTKVRLGGLAVHLDTIITKKGDRMAFVTLEDMAGQVEILVFPELYQASMEYLEQDRPLLVTGELTTEEKGLRSINKIIAKEILPLEAAAKKMVREVNLTMSAAASDQETLLKLKDIINRHQGETQVVLKLHLPGQGTAVLSLKQKVEASPALLREAKEALGEAGVKFSY, from the coding sequence ATGAATTCTTTCGTCCACCTCCATGTTCATACTGCGTACAGCCTGCTGGACGGCGCTATCAGGATTGATGACCTTTTGGCCAGGGCCAAGGAATTCGGCATGGAGGCCGTGGCCATCACCGATCATGGCAATATGTTCGGCGCTCTGACTTTCTATGAAAAAGCAAGTCAGGCCGACATCAAGCCCATTATCGGATGCGAGGTTTACGTCGCGCCGCTGGGCCGCTATCGCCGGGAACAGAGCGACCCCAGGTACCACCTCATCCTCCTGGCCAAAAATTATCAAGGCTACCAGAACCTTATTCGTCTGGTGACCATCGCCAACCTGGAAGGTTTTTATTATAAGCCCAGGGTGGACTTTGAGGTGCTTCAGCAATACAGCCAGGGCCTCATCGCCCTTTCGGCCTGTATTCAGGGCCAGGTCCCCAGTCTGATCGTTTCCGGCCAGGATGAAATGGCCTTAAAAGCGGCCCAGGACCTCGCCCGGATTTTCGAGGGCCGCTTTTATCTTGAACTGCAAAAAAGAGCCAGCCCGGAACAGGAAACAGCCAATCAGGGATTGTGCCGCATTGCCAGCGAGCTAAATCTGCCTCTGGTCGCGACCAATGACTGCCATTACCTGCGCCAGGAGGATGCTGCAGCTCATGACATCCTCCTCTGCATACAGACCGGGAAGACTGTCGAAGATGTGGATCGGCTTCGTTTCGACAGCTCGGAGTACTTTTTCAAGTCCGCGGAAGAGATGACCAGCCTCTTCAGCGACCAGCCGGAAGCGCTGGCCAATACGGTCCGTATTGCCGAGGAGTGCAGCCTGGAGATTCCCAGGGGTGGCTATCACTTCCCGGTCTTTCCTCTTAGTGAAGGTGAGGACCTGGAAAGCCGCTTGCAAGAGCAGGCCAGGTCGGGCCTTGAGAGACGGCTCGATCATCTTCGCTCAAACCAGGGTCTGGATGAAGCGGAAGAGGAAAAGTACCGCCAAAGGCTGGAAAAAGAGCTCGACGTTATCATCCGCATGAAATTTCCCGGCTATTTTCTCATCGTGGCCGATTTTATCAGCTATGCCCGCCAGAACAACATCCCGGTCGGGCCCGGCCGCGGTTCAGCAGCCGGGAGTCTGGTGGCTTATTCTCTGGGCATCACCGATATTGATCCCCTGCCTTATGGCCTGCTTTTTGAACGCTTCCTCAATGTCGAACGGGTCTCTATGCCAGATATTGACATTGACTTCTGTAAAAACGGCCGGGAGAAGGTCATCCAGTACGTGTCCGATAAATACGGCGGTCGAGAAAATGTGGCCCAGATTATTACTTTCGGCCAGATGCAGGCCCGGGCTGTGATCCGGGATGTAGGCCGGGCCCTGGGTGTGCCTTACGGTGAAGTGGACCGCATCGCCAAGCTGGTTCCGAACCGACTGAACATCACCTTAGCCGAGGCCTTAAAGGATTCTCAACTTCAGGAAATAATCCGGCAGGACAAACGGGTCAGCCAGCTTATTGAGATCGCTCAGTCCCTGGAGGGTCTGCCGCGGCATGCCTCCACACACGCCGCCGGGCTGGTCATCAGCGATCGTCCCCTGGTAGAATACCTGCCGCTGTATTGTGTCACGCCGAATCAGGCGGAAAACCAGGATAAGGTCGTGGTGACCCAGTACGACATGCACGGAGTGGAGAAAATCGGCCTGGTAAAATTCGACTTCCTGGGCCTCAAGACCCTGACCCTGATTGATTACACCTTACATCTGCTCCAAGCTCGCGGCATCACAGAGAACATCTCCAACCTGGACCTCGAAGACCAGCTTACCTATGACCTTCTCTGCACTGGTGACAGCACCGGCGTCTTTCAGCTTGAAAGTACAGGCATGCGTGATCTGCTGGTCAGACTGCGCCCCAACTGCTTCGAAGACGTCATCGCCCTGGTGGCCCTCTACCGGCCGGGACCGCTGGAAGGCGGTATGGCAGACCCTTTTATTGATGGCAAACACGGGCGTATTAAGGTCGAATACGAACTGCCAGAGCTTGAACCCGTCCTCAAAAGCACCTATGGCGTCATCCTTTACCAGGAACAGGTCATGGAGATCGCCAGCCGCCTGGCCAACTACTCTTTAGGGGAAGCCGACCTGCTGCGCCGGGCCATGGGAAAAAAGAAGCCCAAGGAGATGGAATGGCAGCGCGGGCGCTTCATGGAGGGGATCCAGGCCAATGGGATTGACGCCCAAAAAGGCACCAAAATTTTCGACCTCATGGCAAAATTCGCGGGCTATGGTTTTAACAAGTCTCACAGCGCAGCCTATGCCCTCATCGCCTTCCAAACGGCTTACCTGAAGGCGCACTATCCCCTCGAATTCATGGCCGCCCTGCTGAACAATGAGGTCAACAACACGGATAAATTAGTCCGCTTGATAGGCGAATGCCGCGCCAAGGACCTGGTCGTCCTGCCGCCTGATATCAACCAGAGCGATGTGAACTTCACGGTGAGCGAAGGGAAAATCCGTTTTGGACTGGCAGCCATAAAAGGATTGGGCCAGGCGGCTATAGAATCCATTATCGAGGCCAGAGCTGACGGTCCGTTCAGGGATCTATTCGACACCTGTCAGCGCGTTGACCTCCGGAAGGTAAACCGGAAGGTGCTCGAGGCCTTGATAAAATGCGGGGCCTTTGACTTAACCGGCGCAAAAAGGTCCCAGATGGCCGCCTCTCTGGACGAGGCCCTGGAACAAGGCGCGAGGTTCCAAAAAGACCGGGAGTCCGGGCAGACCAATCTCTTTGAAGGCCTTGAACCGGCGGGGGATGAAATACCGGCGCGCTGGCCGAATATTGCGGAATGGCGGGAGACCTTGCGCCTGAATTATGAAAAGGAGGCCCTGGGGTTTTATATCAGCGGGCATCCTCTGGCCCGCCTTGAAAATGAACTGGCGGCCCTGACCAACACCGATACCCAGCGGGTGCAGGAGATGGGTGATGGGACCAAGGTTCGCCTTGGAGGTCTCGCGGTTCACCTTGATACCATCATCACCAAGAAGGGTGATCGCATGGCCTTTGTAACCCTGGAAGACATGGCTGGCCAGGTGGAAATCCTGGTCTTTCCCGAACTCTATCAGGCCAGTATGGAGTACCTGGAGCAGGACCGGCCGCTGCTGGTGACCGGAGAACTGACCACCGAGGAAAAAGGCTTAAGATCTATCAACAAGATCATTGCGAAAGAGATTCTCCCCCTGGAAGCGGCGGCGAAGAAAATGGTCCGAGAAGTCAACCTCACTATGTCGGCTGCTGCCAGCGACCAGGAAACCCTCTTGAAACTCAAGGATATTATCAACCGGCACCAGGGTGAGACACAGGTGGTCCTCAAGCTTCATCTTCCGGGTCAAGGCACTGCCGTGCTCAGTCTGAAGCAAAAGGTAGAGGCAAGCCCGGCGCTGCTCCGTGAGGCCAAAGAGGCCCTGGGGGAAGCGGGTGTAAAATTTTCATACTAG
- the guaA gene encoding glutamine-hydrolyzing GMP synthase, whose translation MVQDIHENKIIILDFGSQYTQLIARRVRALKVYSEIHPCTLDLSRLRSMSPGGIILSGGPSSVLMPEAPLIEREVFKLGVPVLGICYGMQLMTHILGGEVAPSGRREYGPAELVIDDAQDVFFELDEDDRALEVWMSHGDRIEKLPPGFKTIAHSQNSPIAAMEDAAGRLIGVQFHPEVSHTPKGQDILANFLFRVCLLEPQWTIASFIETAVSEIRARVGQKRVICALSGGVDSSVVAALLHRAVGDKVTAIFVDNGLLRKDEADYVVKLFKERFQINLVRVDAAEIFLKKLRTVEDPEQKRKIIGHEFIKIFEAEAEKLEGVDFLAQGTLYPDVIESISFKGPSATIKSHHNVGGLPEAMDLELIEPLCELFKDEVRELGQVLGLPHELVWRQPFPGPGLAVRILGATTPERIKILQEADAIVRQEIERDSKLARSLWQYFAVLLPVKTVGVMGDERTYENVVALRIVDSVDAMTADWTRMPYEVLAVISNRIINEVKGINRVVFDISSKPPSTIEWE comes from the coding sequence ATGGTTCAAGATATTCATGAAAACAAGATCATTATCCTTGACTTTGGGTCCCAGTACACGCAGCTCATTGCCCGCCGCGTCAGGGCCTTGAAGGTCTATTCAGAGATTCATCCCTGCACCCTGGACTTAAGCCGGCTCCGATCCATGTCTCCAGGAGGGATCATCCTCTCCGGAGGGCCTTCTTCAGTCCTTATGCCTGAGGCTCCCCTGATCGAGCGCGAAGTTTTCAAGCTGGGTGTTCCTGTCCTGGGAATCTGTTATGGGATGCAGCTTATGACCCATATCCTGGGCGGTGAGGTTGCGCCTTCAGGCCGGCGGGAATACGGCCCGGCTGAACTCGTCATTGACGACGCTCAAGATGTCTTCTTTGAGCTGGATGAGGATGACAGGGCCCTGGAGGTCTGGATGAGCCATGGCGATCGCATTGAGAAGCTCCCCCCAGGATTCAAAACCATCGCCCACAGCCAAAATTCCCCTATCGCGGCCATGGAAGACGCTGCCGGCCGTTTGATCGGGGTGCAGTTTCATCCAGAGGTCTCTCATACCCCCAAAGGTCAGGATATTTTGGCGAATTTCCTTTTCCGCGTCTGCCTGCTTGAACCTCAATGGACCATAGCCAGCTTCATCGAGACCGCCGTGTCCGAAATCCGGGCCAGGGTGGGTCAAAAACGGGTCATTTGCGCCCTGTCCGGCGGGGTGGATTCCTCGGTTGTGGCCGCGCTTCTTCACCGAGCCGTTGGAGATAAAGTCACGGCCATCTTCGTGGACAACGGTTTGCTCCGTAAAGATGAGGCCGATTATGTGGTGAAACTTTTTAAGGAGCGCTTTCAGATAAACCTGGTCCGGGTTGACGCGGCAGAAATATTTCTAAAAAAACTTCGCACGGTCGAGGACCCGGAGCAGAAACGAAAAATTATCGGGCATGAATTTATTAAAATCTTCGAGGCTGAGGCTGAGAAACTGGAGGGTGTTGACTTTCTGGCCCAAGGCACCCTTTACCCGGATGTGATCGAATCAATTTCATTCAAAGGGCCATCGGCTACCATCAAGTCTCACCACAATGTGGGCGGGCTGCCAGAAGCCATGGACCTTGAGCTGATTGAGCCATTATGCGAACTTTTTAAGGACGAAGTCCGGGAATTGGGTCAGGTTTTAGGGCTGCCCCATGAACTGGTCTGGCGCCAGCCTTTCCCCGGGCCGGGACTGGCCGTGCGCATACTCGGCGCGACCACCCCGGAAAGGATTAAAATCCTTCAAGAGGCCGACGCCATCGTGCGGCAGGAGATTGAACGTGACAGCAAGCTGGCCCGGTCGCTCTGGCAGTATTTTGCCGTGCTTCTGCCTGTCAAGACCGTAGGGGTTATGGGCGATGAGCGCACCTATGAGAACGTCGTTGCCCTCAGAATTGTTGATAGCGTGGACGCCATGACCGCAGACTGGACCCGGATGCCTTATGAAGTCCTGGCCGTCATCTCCAACCGTATCATCAACGAGGTCAAGGGCATCAACCGGGTTGTTTTCGACATCTCCTCCAAGCCCCCCAGCACCATTGAATGGGAGTAA
- the guaB gene encoding IMP dehydrogenase, protein MNENRIWTDGLTFDDLLLMPAASRVLPSEVDVSTELTTEISLNLPLVSAAMDTVTQAETAITMARQGGLGVLHRNMSISKQAIEVEKVKKSESGMIVEPVTVEPEQQVYEVLEIMKKYRISGVPVVKGEELKGIVTNRDLRFETKFDRPVSEVMTKDNLITAPEGITLEESKVLLQEHRIEKLLVIDDQGRLKGLITIKDIEKVRKYPLASKDSLGRLRVGAAIGTSSGYLEWAEALLGAQVDLIVIDSAHGHSAGVVEAVRNIKKNFKNLQLIAGNVATPEGTEALIEAGADGVKIGVGPGSICTTRVVAGVGVPQMTAIMSCAKVAEKKGIPILADGGIKFSGDIVKAIAGGAHAVMIGGLFAGTDESPGEMVLFQGRTYKVYRAMGSIEAMREGSRDRYFQEEALSESKLVPEGIVGRVPYRGPLADSVYQLIGGLRAGMGYVGCATIEELRTRPVFTRITPAGLKESHVHDVIITKEAPNYRLEQL, encoded by the coding sequence ATGAACGAAAATCGTATTTGGACCGACGGCCTGACCTTTGACGATCTGCTTTTGATGCCCGCGGCTTCCCGGGTCCTGCCTTCAGAGGTGGACGTCTCTACCGAACTGACCACGGAAATCAGCCTTAACCTGCCGCTGGTCAGTGCGGCCATGGATACGGTTACCCAGGCGGAGACGGCTATCACCATGGCCCGCCAGGGCGGACTGGGCGTTCTTCACCGTAATATGAGCATAAGCAAGCAGGCGATCGAAGTGGAGAAGGTAAAGAAGTCTGAAAGCGGCATGATCGTGGAGCCGGTTACGGTCGAACCGGAGCAGCAAGTATACGAAGTCCTGGAGATCATGAAAAAATATCGTATCTCCGGGGTGCCGGTCGTCAAGGGGGAGGAACTCAAGGGTATCGTCACCAACCGTGATCTGCGCTTCGAGACCAAATTCGACCGGCCCGTGTCTGAAGTCATGACCAAAGATAATCTCATCACCGCGCCGGAAGGGATCACCCTGGAGGAATCCAAGGTTCTGCTCCAGGAGCACCGTATAGAAAAACTTCTGGTCATAGACGATCAGGGTCGGCTCAAAGGCCTGATCACTATCAAGGATATCGAAAAGGTCAGAAAATATCCCTTGGCTTCCAAGGACTCCTTAGGACGGCTCCGGGTGGGCGCCGCCATCGGAACCTCATCAGGGTATCTGGAATGGGCCGAAGCGCTCCTGGGTGCGCAGGTGGACTTAATCGTGATTGACTCCGCTCACGGCCACTCGGCCGGGGTCGTCGAGGCCGTGCGAAACATCAAGAAAAACTTTAAAAACCTTCAGCTTATTGCTGGCAACGTCGCCACACCCGAAGGAACCGAAGCCTTGATCGAAGCCGGCGCTGACGGCGTCAAGATTGGAGTGGGTCCTGGCTCGATATGCACGACCCGAGTCGTGGCCGGGGTCGGCGTGCCGCAGATGACAGCCATCATGTCCTGTGCAAAGGTTGCGGAAAAGAAAGGTATTCCCATTCTGGCTGATGGTGGTATAAAATTTTCTGGAGACATAGTCAAGGCCATTGCCGGGGGCGCCCATGCCGTCATGATCGGCGGGTTATTCGCTGGCACGGACGAAAGCCCCGGCGAAATGGTTCTGTTCCAGGGCCGCACCTATAAAGTTTACCGGGCCATGGGCTCGATCGAGGCCATGCGGGAAGGATCCCGTGATCGTTATTTCCAGGAGGAGGCCCTTTCTGAGTCCAAACTGGTTCCAGAAGGCATCGTGGGGCGAGTCCCGTATCGCGGACCCCTGGCTGACAGCGTTTATCAACTCATAGGCGGGCTAAGAGCTGGCATGGGCTACGTCGGCTGCGCCACCATCGAGGAACTCAGAACCAGGCCGGTCTTTACCCGTATCACTCCAGCCGGGTTAAAAGAAAGCCATGTCCATGATGTAATCATTACCAAGGAAGCGCCCAACTACCGCCTGGAGCAGCTTTAA
- a CDS encoding tRNA 4-thiouridine(8) synthase ThiI, with protein sequence MTIAYGIFSGGLDSLLSAKILIDQGIEVRLLTFVTPFFDAKRAEASSRLIGLVTRPVDITRPHLKMLENPKHSYGRFMNPCIDCHALMFIQAGRIMEEKGGDFLFSGEVLGQRPKSQSSYALRLVARESGYADYILRPLSALKLPPTRCEEAGLVDRARLLNLSGRSRKPQIKLAADFQIKGYPSPAGGCLLTDPIFSNRLKELMSQNADLTAHNVELLKYGRHFRLPGGSKLVVGRDEKENKIIFNHFQPDEVMFQAAGVPGPIVLMIGSDQSDLKLAASITVSYSDARLNQRYRVILTSGQGEESLEVAALAKEAFAHLMIK encoded by the coding sequence ATGACGATAGCTTATGGCATATTTTCCGGCGGTCTGGACAGTCTGCTGTCAGCTAAAATCCTGATAGATCAGGGGATAGAAGTGCGTCTGCTTACTTTTGTCACCCCTTTCTTTGACGCCAAGCGAGCTGAAGCCTCAAGCCGGTTGATCGGCCTCGTGACCCGGCCGGTTGACATTACCCGGCCCCACCTTAAGATGCTTGAAAACCCGAAGCATAGTTATGGCCGTTTCATGAACCCATGCATTGACTGCCACGCCCTGATGTTCATCCAGGCAGGCCGAATCATGGAAGAGAAAGGAGGGGATTTCCTTTTTTCCGGGGAGGTTCTCGGTCAGCGGCCCAAATCCCAGAGTAGCTATGCCTTGAGGTTAGTCGCCCGAGAATCAGGATATGCAGACTACATCCTCAGACCTCTCTCCGCCCTGAAGCTCCCTCCAACCAGGTGCGAAGAAGCTGGTTTGGTGGACCGCGCCAGATTACTGAATCTTTCCGGACGCTCGCGCAAGCCCCAGATAAAACTGGCGGCAGATTTTCAAATCAAGGGCTATCCCTCCCCTGCCGGGGGCTGCCTGCTGACCGACCCCATCTTTTCCAATCGTCTCAAGGAGTTGATGTCCCAGAATGCCGACTTAACCGCTCACAATGTGGAGCTCCTGAAATATGGAAGGCACTTTCGCCTGCCAGGCGGCAGCAAACTGGTTGTGGGCCGGGATGAGAAGGAAAACAAGATTATCTTCAATCATTTTCAGCCTGATGAGGTTATGTTCCAGGCGGCTGGCGTGCCCGGCCCCATTGTGCTGATGATAGGCAGCGATCAATCAGACCTCAAACTGGCGGCGTCAATTACTGTTTCCTACAGCGACGCCAGGCTCAATCAGCGGTACAGAGTTATATTGACCTCCGGCCAAGGAGAGGAATCGCTTGAAGTCGCGGCTCTGGCAAAGGAGGCCTTTGCTCATCTGATGATCAAATGA
- a CDS encoding Ppx/GppA family phosphatase, whose product MDFAIPASIDIGSNTIRLLVASPTENGIKRLLVKQKVTRLGEGLKPGGSLSTQAKERTLGVLRNFCNEALALKAGPILAGATGAVRETVDGKDFASRVKRELGLDVLILTARQEADLTAAGVLNARPTISDPALIFDLGGRSTEFILTQDGHSLTSASLALGAVSLTEVFFRSDPPTLKEIRALRVEVGAILCQGLAPMLKDAKPKTLIGTAGTVTTLAAMAQELTIYRPELVHNFRLTRKDMEGLFRRLAGLTAAERALIPGLPEDRADIIVAGAGVVLELIRFINTDQLIVSDAGLLEGLWLAAAGLRRIL is encoded by the coding sequence ATGGATTTTGCAATTCCCGCTTCTATTGATATCGGATCGAACACGATCCGTCTTCTTGTAGCCTCACCTACAGAGAACGGCATAAAACGGCTTCTGGTTAAGCAAAAAGTAACGCGACTGGGTGAAGGCCTGAAGCCGGGAGGTTCTCTTTCCACGCAGGCCAAGGAAAGGACTCTCGGAGTCCTGCGTAATTTCTGTAATGAAGCCCTGGCCCTGAAGGCAGGGCCTATCCTGGCAGGAGCGACCGGCGCCGTTCGTGAGACAGTGGATGGAAAGGACTTTGCATCCCGAGTTAAACGGGAACTGGGGCTGGACGTACTGATCCTTACCGCAAGGCAGGAGGCGGATTTAACTGCCGCCGGCGTCTTGAACGCCCGGCCTACTATTTCGGATCCGGCTTTGATCTTTGATCTCGGGGGCCGCAGCACTGAATTCATCCTGACCCAGGATGGCCACAGCCTGACCTCGGCCAGCCTTGCCTTGGGAGCGGTGTCCTTGACAGAGGTCTTTTTCCGCTCTGACCCACCCACATTAAAAGAGATTCGAGCCTTAAGGGTTGAAGTGGGGGCGATCCTTTGCCAAGGCCTGGCCCCCATGCTGAAAGACGCCAAACCAAAAACCCTGATCGGCACGGCTGGCACCGTGACCACCCTGGCGGCTATGGCCCAGGAACTCACGATTTACCGGCCGGAACTGGTACACAACTTCCGCCTGACCCGAAAGGACATGGAAGGCCTTTTCAGGCGTTTGGCTGGTCTAACCGCGGCTGAACGCGCCTTAATCCCCGGCCTTCCAGAAGACAGGGCGGACATTATCGTGGCCGGTGCCGGGGTTGTCTTGGAGTTAATAAGATTTATAAATACCGATCAATTAATCGTCAGCGACGCGGGTCTGCTGGAAGGCCTCTGGCTCGCGGCCGCTGGGCTGAGGAGGATATTATGA
- a CDS encoding DUF434 domain-containing protein, protein MEPIIKAAADLRYLLEKGYPRPAALTFVGNHYQLIQAERELLNRGAYPDAVAKARQEKLARPWHVTGRPLGIDGHNVLITLESALLGRDLIEADDGLIRDIAGVFASYRPGAVTDQALELILDFLKRMVPESVLFLLDAPMSHSGDLASQITSALAARNLIGQAKAVPVPEKILYDFPGLVATSDSVLIDRAAEPFDLAGHLIKEHMPDLRIQTLSQPPSSK, encoded by the coding sequence ATGGAACCGATCATCAAGGCAGCAGCCGATCTAAGGTATCTCCTGGAGAAAGGCTACCCCAGACCCGCGGCGCTGACCTTTGTTGGAAACCACTACCAGTTAATCCAGGCTGAACGCGAGCTTCTGAACAGAGGCGCTTATCCGGATGCCGTGGCCAAGGCCCGGCAAGAAAAACTGGCCCGACCGTGGCATGTCACCGGCCGTCCTTTGGGCATAGACGGCCATAACGTGCTCATCACTCTGGAAAGCGCTCTTCTGGGCCGGGACCTGATCGAGGCTGACGACGGCCTCATTCGGGATATAGCCGGCGTCTTTGCTTCCTACCGTCCCGGGGCAGTCACCGACCAGGCCCTGGAGTTGATCCTTGATTTTCTGAAGCGCATGGTCCCGGAATCGGTTCTTTTCTTGCTGGATGCCCCCATGAGCCACAGTGGAGACCTGGCCTCTCAGATCACCTCCGCCCTGGCCGCGCGAAATCTGATCGGCCAGGCCAAGGCCGTCCCGGTTCCAGAAAAGATACTTTATGACTTCCCGGGCCTGGTGGCTACCAGTGACTCGGTCCTGATTGACCGGGCGGCCGAACCATTCGACCTCGCTGGCCACCTTATCAAAGAGCACATGCCTGATCTTAGGATTCAGACATTGAGTCAACCACCATCCTCAAAATAA
- a CDS encoding DnaJ domain-containing protein, producing MAKNEDYYKTLGVSRQATPEEIKKTYRRLAIKYHPDKNKDNKEAEEKFKGINEAYAVLSDSEKRKKYDLYGHTGFQQQYSQEDIFRNFDIGDMFKEFGFGTEDIFSQIFSGGPGSRRRGFGRSYVNMGNMSGEFGRQTRARPAPRKGQDVSYDLHLSLAESIFGAERLVAFNTADGVSKISVKIPAGVETGKKLRLAGKGYPNPNGGLPGDLYINITVDPHPEFWREGDNLVRDANILPSDAMLGTTIQVKTLEDKILSLKVPPGTQSHTRLRIKNHGGTRLKGQGRGDLFVRLIVTYPDKLSKRQKELVQALAKEGL from the coding sequence ATGGCTAAAAATGAGGATTACTACAAAACCCTGGGAGTCAGCCGTCAGGCCACTCCGGAAGAGATCAAAAAGACCTACCGCCGTCTGGCCATAAAATATCACCCGGACAAGAACAAGGACAACAAGGAGGCTGAAGAAAAATTTAAAGGGATTAATGAAGCTTACGCTGTCCTGAGCGATTCTGAAAAACGAAAAAAATACGACCTGTACGGACATACCGGGTTCCAGCAGCAGTATTCCCAGGAAGACATTTTCCGGAACTTCGATATTGGAGACATGTTCAAGGAGTTCGGCTTTGGAACCGAGGACATCTTTTCTCAAATATTTTCCGGTGGCCCAGGGTCTCGGCGTCGAGGTTTCGGCAGGTCATATGTCAATATGGGAAACATGTCCGGTGAGTTCGGCCGACAAACAAGAGCAAGACCGGCCCCGCGCAAAGGGCAGGATGTCTCTTACGACCTCCATCTGTCCCTGGCAGAATCTATCTTTGGGGCCGAGCGCCTGGTCGCTTTCAATACCGCTGACGGAGTTTCCAAAATCTCCGTCAAAATTCCGGCCGGCGTCGAAACAGGTAAGAAGCTGCGTCTGGCTGGCAAGGGCTACCCCAACCCGAACGGCGGACTTCCGGGCGACCTCTATATTAATATCACGGTAGATCCTCATCCAGAATTTTGGCGAGAGGGAGACAACCTGGTTCGTGATGCGAATATTTTACCTTCAGATGCCATGCTTGGCACGACCATCCAGGTCAAGACATTAGAGGATAAAATTTTAAGCCTCAAAGTGCCTCCTGGAACGCAAAGCCACACCCGGCTCCGGATTAAAAATCATGGCGGCACCCGTCTTAAAGGCCAAGGCAGGGGTGACCTCTTTGTACGTTTGATCGTTACTTACCCCGATAAGCTCTCCAAACGGCAGAAAGAACTTGTCCAAGCCCTGGCCAAAGAAGGATTGTAA